The Leifsonia sp. ZF2019 DNA segment GCAGGTGGTCAGCGAGTCGTTCTTCACGATGGTGGGGGAGCCGGGCAGCTGCAGCGACGCCGGGTTCGGCAGCTGGCTGTCCTTCGTGTACGTGCCGGTGCCGAAAGCGGTGGCGCTCATGACGGGCTTGAAGGTCGACCCAGGCGGGTTGAGGTCGCCGCCGATGGTGCGGTTGATCAGGGGGTCGCCGGACGCGTCGAGCAGCTGCTGGTACGTGGAGTTGACCGCCTCCGTGTCGTGCGAGGCCAGCACGTTCGGGTCGTAGGTGGGCTTGGACACCATTGCGAGGATGCGACCCGTCTTCGGCTCCATCAGCACGACGGCGCCCTGGTAGTCGCCGAGCGCATCCCACGCGGCCTGCTGCGCGACCGGGTCGATGGTCGTCTCGACCGAGGCGCCCTGGGGGTTCTTGCCGGTGAGGATCGAGTTGATCCGGTCGAAGAACTGCGAGTTGGAGGTGCCGCTCAGCTGCTCGTCGAGCGCGCCCTCCAGGCCCGTGGCTTCGCCGTTGATCGGGTAGAAGCCGGTCACCGCCGAGTACAGCGGACCGTTGCTGTAGACGCGCTGCCACTTGTAGACGTCCTTCGCGGCGACCGACTGCGCGATCGGCTGGCCGGCGACGAGGATGGCGCCGCGCTGGGACGCGTAGCTGTCGTTGCGGGCGCGCGTGTTGCGGGCGTCGGCCGAGAGCGAGTCGGCCTGGAAGACCGTCAGGATGGAGGTCGACACGAGCAGGGCGACGAACATCGCCAGGACGATCATGCTGACGCGTTTGATCTCGCGGTTCATGGTCTAGCTCACCACCAAGCGGGGCTGGTTGCGGACGGTGTCCGACAGGCGCAGCAGCAGCGCGACGATGATCCAGTTCGCCACCAGCGAGGAGCCGCCGGCGGCCAGGAACGGCGTCGTCAGGCCCGTGAGCGGGATGACCCGGGTGACACCGCCGATCACGATGAAGCACTGCAGTCCGACAGTGAACGCGAGGCCCACGGCGAGCAGCTTGCCGAAGTCGTCCTGCCCGGCGAAGCCGATGCGCAGTCCGCGCGCGACGAACACGAGGTAGAGGGCGAAGATCGCGAACAGGCCGGCGAGGCCGAGCTCTTCGCCGATGCTGGCGATGATGTAGTCGCTCTGCGAGACCGGTGTGACCCAGGGCTGCCCCTGGCCCAGCCCGGTCCCGATGAGGCCGCCGTGCGCGAGACCGAAGAGCCCCTGCACCAGCTGGAAGCTTCCGCCGTCGGCGTCGTACACCTTCTGCGCGAACGGGTTCAGCCAGTTCTCGAACCGGTCGTGCACGTAGACCAGCACCTGGCTGGCCACGATCGCACCGCCGACGATGAGCAGGAGGCCGAGGATGACCCAGCTGATACGCGCCGTCGCGACGTACAGCATCACGAGGAAGAGCCCGAAGATGAGCAGGCCGGTGCCGAGGTCGCGCTGGAACACGATGACCGCCATCGACATGAGCCAGACGATGAGGATCGGGCCGAGGTCGCGGGCACGGGGGAAGCGGATGCCCAGGATCTTCGTGCCGACCATCGACAGCGAGTCGCGCGCCTGCACCAGGTAGCCGGCGAAGAAGATCGCGAGGCACAGCTTGGCGATCTCGCCGGGCTGGAAGCTGAACGGACCGATCCCGATCCACACGCGCGCCCCGTAGATCTCCT contains these protein-coding regions:
- a CDS encoding peptidoglycan D,D-transpeptidase FtsI family protein, whose product is MNREIKRVSMIVLAMFVALLVSTSILTVFQADSLSADARNTRARNDSYASQRGAILVAGQPIAQSVAAKDVYKWQRVYSNGPLYSAVTGFYPINGEATGLEGALDEQLSGTSNSQFFDRINSILTGKNPQGASVETTIDPVAQQAAWDALGDYQGAVVLMEPKTGRILAMVSKPTYDPNVLASHDTEAVNSTYQQLLDASGDPLINRTIGGDLNPPGSTFKPVMSATAFGTGTYTKDSQLPNPASLQLPGSPTIVKNDSLTTCGSGETVSIATAQILSCNIPFAELGMQLDAQTIKNQADKFGFNQSLKIPIPVEKSVYPLYEDPAFRALGSFGQKDDKATPLQMAMVSAAVANGGKLMYPNLVDSIRSSDLQTIESFQAKELSQPMSQENADTIKQMMVDGVNEGVASNARIDGVQVGGKTGTAQNGDDEPYTLWFTGFAPANDPRFAVAVVVEDGGGRGQSGTGNSIAAPIARKVLEAVLNK
- a CDS encoding FtsW/RodA/SpoVE family cell cycle protein; protein product: MPSNSSVAESRSAARAAATTATGPIKRLRLPAKLRNLELFLLLIACAINAAAVVLVQLGALGHVDLTLVYLGAGLSVLVIGMHVALRFVAPQADPFLLPIATVLTGIGIAEIYRIDIHYGDNGWDSAGVKQIAWTAIAIVCALAVIIVIRNHRVLQRYTYIFGFAALILLLLPMLPGIGKEIYGARVWIGIGPFSFQPGEIAKLCLAIFFAGYLVQARDSLSMVGTKILGIRFPRARDLGPILIVWLMSMAVIVFQRDLGTGLLIFGLFLVMLYVATARISWVILGLLLIVGGAIVASQVLVYVHDRFENWLNPFAQKVYDADGGSFQLVQGLFGLAHGGLIGTGLGQGQPWVTPVSQSDYIIASIGEELGLAGLFAIFALYLVFVARGLRIGFAGQDDFGKLLAVGLAFTVGLQCFIVIGGVTRVIPLTGLTTPFLAAGGSSLVANWIIVALLLRLSDTVRNQPRLVVS